In the genome of Crassostrea angulata isolate pt1a10 chromosome 6, ASM2561291v2, whole genome shotgun sequence, the window GCCCAAACGTTGAAAGCTTGAATGTTAAAAATGCATAACAAGACGTCTTTAGATTGGTCTagatgttacattaaagttttaaaattcacagaattttaaactatttataactgttatagatagttttaaattctctgaattttaaaactttaatgtaacatatatactGAACATGCATGCGAACAAATCTAGGGTTCATTCTGaagatatataaatttaagaaattaaattttgttttatcattctAGTTCAAATGCTTTCAAGCCCTCTTCCCCCTCGATTCTatcaaatgttacatgtatagaaattGCTATTTCTCATTTGAATTAGTGTTTGCCTACATTCAATTTGTTAGACACATTCTTCAACGTGCAGAGAGTATGATCGAGTGTCTTGAATTTTACGTGTACGAACACGTGAATGGCCATACGATTGATGCCAGTTGAATAACCCAGTGTAGGAGATTCATTTCCATTCATCTTCATCATACGTGGTTTATATTACATACACGCagtcaattatatttttaatttcgaaAGACTTTATGTCAAAATAAAAGGAAGGCTTCCCATTCATTCTTCTCATACATGGAACTAcaaaattgaatatatagtCTGTGGCAAATCCCGAAGTTGTTGTAGCTATTTCATTTTGtcgattattacatgtatttaaattaatCTGGCCCAATAGAgtaaagataaatatatattttctcgGCAGAACTTTGTTAACATTATCACTGTCTAGTGGGTTATCTCTCTTTCCtgagtaaaattttcttttttattcgaAATTCACTACCTAACTTTCGATTTGCTGTACAATATCATGCCTCAATTGCTCAGTGTGTGGTCTGGGTGTCATGGGTTCGTCGTACATTTTTTGGAATCggtttgtattttatttcacaaCTCTTTGCATTGAAACGATCTGTGAAGACGCTCTTGTAGTCAAAAAAAACTTTTGGCATTTCGATATAACTGACCTAACTAATATTCATCTTACATTACACTTCACATCAGACTGCTGCAGTTCTGATAtccttcaaattttatttgaactaTTCCgaataaaacaacaaataaaatttcaaggcAATGCTTTAATCAAGTACGAAATACCCGTATGCCTCCTACACGCCTGAGCGAAAAAAatagcagattttttttttaccctaaAGAGCCTCGCACTATATTATGCATGTAGTTTTATGATaggtactttaaaaaaaatgtcacttCATGCTTACCTCCATAGGGAACGCCTTTCCGTTGACCTTGTGTTCTGACCCTCGGGTGCTGTATCGACCCCAGTGAAAGCGAACGTCCGATAACTCGTACTccgaccccgggggtaggggcCCACCTGATATCACTACACGAAAATCAGCAAAATTTGTGAGAATGCTGTTTCAGGTAAATGTACATCATTGTATTGTGAAAAATCGTCAGTTTAAATGACCATCGATGCAAGTGAATCATTGTTGTTGAAAGTTCAGTTTTTTGAAAAGACAAATGCTAGACATTTTCCCTATTTTTAAAAGCCTTACACAGAGGTAAACGCATCTATTTAGTTAATATTGATTAACCACATCATATAtcatgtttttattacatgtatttgtgttagTGGATATGCATACTAGATTTAATTCGTTTCATATTCCAGATCATATTATTAAAAAGCGTGCCGGTAAATCATAAATCGGAATACCGTAATGCAATAGTTGAGAAAAGTGGGTCGCTAATTCACTTACATGTAGATTAAACACAATTCCTGGTAAATCAAACAACTTTATCACCTTAAAAGCAATTCAGTATTATCGACATCAAGTTTAATTACTGATACAGGTGAGAAAATTGTGTACCTGAGCGAGCAGAAGGGTCCAATCGAAGAGAGGTTTCCACTGAAAGAGAAATAAatagaagaagttaaaaatcttttatgATGGGAATTTAAACGTGTCTAGCATGTGAAATGTAAAAGTTATAAATGTAGATCTATTTAAATTGCTTTTGTTATTGTGCTTTATTTTATTCCAGTCCATAAATTTCtgttcaatttctttattaccTTTTTAAGGGATTCTGAGTTCGCATTGAATATGGAACCTTGAGAAGAGAACATTCGAGcgctttttaaaagattatgttctaataattttttaccGGCATGCTTTTATACCTTGATACATCTGACctactttgaatattttattaaaatctttgaaattttatcCATTTCCCCCCAATTCTTATTGTTCGACATGGTTAGATGTTTACCCGACCAAAACAAAAGCctaaactatataaaaaaaaaatctcaattattacttgcaatatagaagcaagtgaaaatgtgaaaaatgtaaTATAACTCCTATCCCCGTTTCGTTTTTCTATTATTCCTTACGATTTcctttctttattttgaaaattgatcaGAACCTTTAAATACTGAcatcagtatttttattttcattttatttctttttcagaatACTGAAATGAAAAGCAGTTTCAGTCTTGTGCTGGTAAATTTCAAGGATTTGGGAAATTATGTGCatatatttttgctttaaagATCTTACGCAAGAAAATAGCCAGTTCCATATATACAgagacaatttcttttctttcttccttttttggcACCTTATTTTAGACGTATAGTATTGATTTTGGACTCAGTGGCTAGGAGAATTATTACTTTAGTGGAATTGTCACACTAATTTCAATGGAACTATTCTTTTAGATGCGCATGATGCAACTTCCTGGATGGTGCTGAGCCTGTTTGTCAACATGTGGAACCCACGTGTACTTGGGGGTAGGTATGTTtattctcaattatctctctTAGAAGCCGCATAAGGCGTTATTTTTCTGATCTAAAATTTTTGTTGAAGCATTTAACTAAAATTTCTCTTTCATGAATTATATGCTGAGAGTatagttaattaattaactgaaTTAAAGCTATATAGTAACATATAGTGAAATCAATTCCTTGTGTGAGACCTGAAACGGTGAATATTAAGCCATTTCCCacctttagtttttttttttttttgggggggggggggggggggggagtgggcGAGGGTGTGTTCTTGACAATGCAAATGAACATTGGAGAATGATCATTAATCTCCATATATAAAGTTTTCAGTCCGATCATATATTCGGTTCTCTTTGCCTGACGAAAAGGGTAATCCGGACACGTAAACGTAAACAGCCGAGTGTCAGTTAAAGTCTTCGGAGAAGTGACAGATTCTCGCCGGGACGTAAACCACCAATAATTTATCCAcctattatatgtacatgtacctacctCCGCGATACTTGGGGTAGATGATAACGTTGTAACCATCGTTAAGGACGTCAGTTTCGCGAGATGTGAAGTAATTGATTGACAGGGGCTTCTGCAGGAGGGCGGGGTCAAACTTGGCGTCGTTGGATACCAGGTTGATCGGAGACTGGAACTGTCCCGCGGCTGCTGGGTAATTCTCCTCCCACTCCGAGGCTCCTATATcataatatcattaaaaaatattacaactCATGTAACCTTTGCGGAACTTAGTCAATTGCAACTCCTCGGGATTATCAGACAGGAGAGGTTTGAATTGGACGGATTATTTCAACCGTTTGTcttcgcaacttctcgggctcCTCAGAGGATcggaaaataaaaatgtgtttttcaaaGCTCTGCTGGGAAGTTCCGAGTTGTTGCGATTGGCTGCTTCGTTGTGTGTCTTAGCAGAAAAATTTTGCTTGAAGTATTTTGCTTTACTTTGATAAATAGTTCCAATTATAATTAAACTGCATTCTTATATGGTACATGCTAAGCCTATCATACATAGGTGTCGGAACCGGtgggtgggagggggggggggcaaccgGGTTTTGTCAAGATTTCTAACAagtatagccccccccccccccccccccccccacacacacactttcaattttCTTCCCACGCTACTGTCACATATAGACCGCTTTTAACGATTATTATATCCCCGCATTTTCAACACACAAAGAGCATACTTTTTATCTATAGAACAATGActaagtttatacatgtatatgaagcTGTGTACTCACGTGCATACATGTAACCCTCCGGCCATTCTTTGACCCGTACAGTCCTCACCATGCAAATCATCCGGGAATTTTTGGTGGGTACAGATTTTTGACGTTTGAGAACAGGCCTAAAGTTGGTCGGGCATGGTCCTATGGAGAGAGTTAATGCCATTTTACATTAAAACCGCCGTATACACCCAAACAacaagaaatacaaaaagtgtCCGGTCGCGCAGTGGTCAAGCAATCGCTGTTGCTTAGTGAGTACTCTTTAGTCTCACACGGTGACCTCGAACATTCAGTTCCATGGTCAGAGTATGGTTGATTACTCATCATGGGTAATTAGTGAATTGATACAATTGAGGTTGGCTGACCAGGAGTCGGTCGGGCATTCTCGGGCATTTCCGGACAACCTCGTCAAACCGAGCGCAATGTCGGAAAGATCGAGAATCTGCAACGAGCGCAATCAATTGGGAGACAAATTGAGTGAAATTTGATCATAATCAGACATCTTAAagattacaataaaaaatactgCAAATTAGTgattaaatgaaaaacaataagccaaaataaatcaatattttttactttatgcatgaaattattaaaaattatttgataaaaattgatatttaagaaaatgtaatcAACCAGTTGTAACGAATCAAACACATTCATTCCTAGCATTCAAATCGTTTatgacaattacatgtaatggcaaTTGAGTTCAGGGTGCATGGGAATAgatatttatcattgacaaattcGTTAATCCTATTTAATTTGCATGTGCAACTGCTTGTCAAACTGCCTGACATTTACACGGATTTTATAACTTAACAGGATAAAACGTCCCTATCGGTCAATCAGATAGTAAGTACGTAAGTAGTGTGATAACGGCTTCCTAGCCGATGAACGCGCGATGTCATAATTCTAATAGTAGATCACTTGTATACGAAATAGATGGCTGTAACAAAGGTCCTCAATACTGTGTGAAACGCCAGCAAAACATGCTTTATTTTCTGACATCCAAACATTTATGTAACGGTAACGTTGTGCACATGTTGCATGTAACAGTGTTTAATGTTCATATTAACTTTAAGTGCATATTGGattgttttgttaattaaaaacgATATATACTGACAAGcaacaactctctctctctctctc includes:
- the LOC128190022 gene encoding carbonic anhydrase-related protein-like isoform X1 is translated as MALTLSIGPCPTNFRPVLKRQKSVPTKNSRMICMVRTVRVKEWPEGYMYARASEWEENYPAAAGQFQSPINLVSNDAKFDPALLQKPLSINYFTSRETDVLNDGYNVIIYPKYRGVETSLRLDPSARSVISGGPLPPGSEYELSDVRFHWGRYSTRGSEHKVNGKAFPMEVQLVHWNASLFQNYEDAIGKENGICIMSLFVQIGKENACIRALFPDTLAEIAYKGRQKTTNAPFNPVGLLPDPDLRDYWTYEGSLTMPPCYEGVTWILFRYPMMISADQIDDFRRLYMYSKDERPTNGCEGRLLDNFRPVKPLHGRVVKASFQ